CCGCCCTGTGGGCCCGCGACCTGCTGATCGAGGCCGGGCTGCCCGCCGAGGTCTTCCAGATCGTCCTCGGCGAGGGCCCCGTCGTCGGCCCCGAGGTGGTCCGCCACGCCGACTACGTCTCCTTCACCGGCTCCACCCGCACCGGCCGCGAGGTGGCCCGCGGCGCGGCCGACCGCCTCGTCGGGGTCTCCCTCGAACTCGGCGGCAAGAACGCCATGCTCGTCCTGCACGACGCCGACATCGAGAAGGCCGCCGCGGGAGCCGTCCGCGCCTGCTTCTCCTCCGCCGGGCAGCTGTGCATCTCCATAGAGCGGCTCTACGTCCACGCCTCGATCGCCGACGCGTTCGTCGAGCGCTTCGCCGCCCGCACGAAGGCCATGCGGCTCGGCGCTTCCCTCGCCTACGGGGCCGACATGGGATCGCTGGTCGGCGAACGCCAGCTGGAGACCGTCACCCGGCACGTGGACGAGGCCGTCGCCAAGGGCGCCACCCTCGTCGCCGGCGGCACCGCCCGCCCCGACATCGGCCCGCTGTTCTACGAGCCCACCATCCTCGACGGCGTCGAGGCGCCGATGGCGGTCTGCGGGGAGGAGACCTTCGGCCCGGTCGTCTCGATCTACCGCTTCACCGACGAGGAGCAGGCGATCGCGGAGGCCAACGCCACCGCCTACGGCCTCAACTCCAGCGTGTGGACCAAGGACGCCCGCCGCGGCCACCGGGTCGCCGCCCGCCTGCGCACCGGCACCGTCAACATCAACGAGGGCTACGCCCCCGCCTACGGCAGCGCCCAGGCGCCCATGGGCGGCATGAAGGACTCCGGCCTCGGCCGCCGCCACGGCTCCGAGGGCATCCTCAAGTACACCGAGGCCCAGACCGTCGCCCACCAGCGGCTGGTCCCGATGGCGCCCTCGCTGGGCATGGACGACGAGACGTACGCGGCGTTCATGACCCGCAGCCTGAAGATCATGAAGGCTCTCCGACTGCGCTGAGGAGGTACCCGTGTCGCACGACGACGCAACCGGCGCCGACGCGCCCGCCGTTGAGGCCGACGACGCCGACGGCGCCTACGACTACGACGTCATCGTCATCGGATCGGGCTTCGGAGGATCGGTCTCGGCCCTGCGGCTCACCGAGAAGGGGTATCGGGTCGGCGTCCTGGAAGCGGGGCGCCGCTTCACCCGCGAGAGCCTTCCGAAGAACAGCTGGGACCTGCGCAACTACCTGTGGGCGCCCGCGCTCGGGCTGTACGGGATCCAGCGGATCCACCTGCTCGGCAACGTCATGGTGCTCGCGGGCGCCGGCGTCGGCGGCGGCTCGCTGAACTACGCCAACACCCTGTACGTACCGCCGGACGCCTTCTTCCAGGACCGGCAGTGGGCGTCCATCACCGACTGGCGCGAGGAACTCGCCCCGTACTACGACCAGGCCAAGCGCATGCTCGGGGTGCGCCTCAACCCGACCATGACGCCCTCCGACGTCCACCTGAAGGCGGCCGCCGCCAGGATGGGCGTGGCGGACTCCTTCCACATGGCCCCGGTCGGCGTGTTCTTCGGCGACGGCGAGGACGCCGCGGGCGCAGCCCGGGTCCGGCCCGGCGAGGAGGCCGCCGACCCGTACTTCGGCGGCGCCGGCCCCGCCCGCAGGGCCTGCACCGAGTGCGGCGAGTGCATGACCGGCTGCCGGCACGGCGCGAAGAACACCCTCAACGAGAACTACCTGCACCTCGCCGAGCGGGCCGGAGCCGTCATCCACCCCATGACGACCGTCACCGCCCTGTCCGAGCACCCGGACGGCGGCCACCGCGTCCGCACCGTCCCCACCGACGGCCGCCGCCGCGGCAAGGCCAAGGTGCTGCGCTGCCGGTACGTGGTCGTCGCGGCGGGCACGTACGGCACCCAGACCCTGCTGCACACCATGAGGGACCGCGGCGAGCTGCCCCGCCTGTCGCGGAGGCTCGGAGAGCTGACCCGGACCAACTCCGAGGGCCTGGTCGGCGCCCAGACCGACGACCGCCGCTACCGCCGCCGGCACGGCGAGGACCGCCGGGCCGACTTCACCCGCGGCGTGGCGATCACCTCCTCGGTGCACCCCAACGCCGACACCCACATCGAGCCCGTCCGCTACGGCAAGGGCTCCAACGCCATGGGCTTCATGACCGTCCTCCAGGTCCCCTACAGCGCCCACCGGGTCCGCGGCTGGCTCGCCAGAACCGTGCGGCACCCCGTGCAGCTGGCCCGGTCCCTGTCGAACCGGCGCTGGTCGGAGCGGACCATCATCGGCCTGGTCATGCAGTCCCTGGACAACTCGCTGACCACCTACCGCAAGCCGGGCGGGATCGGCAAGGGCCTGCTGACCGCCCGCCAGGGGCACGGCGCCCCGAACCCGGTGCAGATCGCCGAGGCCACGCAGGCCGCGACCCTGCTGGCCGAGGAGATCAACGGCTTCCCGGGCAGCAACATCGGCGAGCTCATGGGCACCCCGCTGACCGCGCACTTCCTCGGCGGCTGCCCCATCGGGGCGTCTCCCGAGGACGGCGTGGTGGACCCCTACCACCGGCTGTACGGACACCCGGGTATCTCGGTGGTCGACGGCGCCGCCGTCTCCGCGAACCTCGGGGTCAACCCGTCGCTGACGATCACCGCACAGGCGGAGCGGGCGATGTCGTACTGGCCGAACAAGGGAGAGCGGGACCCGCGGCCCGAACAGGGCGCGGTCTACACCCGCCTGGACGCGGTGGAACCGGTCCGTCCGGCCGTCCCCAAGGACGCGTTCGGCGCGCTGCGGCTGCCGTTCCTGGCCGTCCCCGAAATTCCCCCACGGGATCCGGAACCTGCCGGATGACGGCGGTGGGTACCGCGCTCCCCCTCCGAGCGCGGTACCCACCGCGGTACATACGTGACAGATGTTCAGCCTTGATGGTTGTACCGGAATCCGCCGTGCCGGGCTGTGGCGTCGATCACAGGGCCGCCGAGGCAACTGCGCGCCGCGTTCGGCCGTCAACGGCAGCATGAGAAAGCGCATCTCCCTGCTGGCTGCCTGCGGCGTCGCCGCCCTCGGGCTCGCCGCCACTCCCGCACACGCCGCGGACCCCGTCTTCGCCCTGGCCGGACCGGCCGAAGTCGGCCTGCGCCCGCACCCCGGGCAGAACATCGCGCCGCAGAAGACCTCGGTCGAGTTCCGGCTCGTCAACGACACCGCCTCGGCGTTCGACCGGCAGAGCACCTTCACGATCGACCTGACCGGACTCAAGGGCATCGCCGACGTCGCGCTCGCCGAGCAGCAGGGCTCGGACTGCACGCTCACCGAGGCCGCCGTCACCTGCAAGCGCGCCGGGCTGTGGAAGGGCGAGACCACCGTCGTGGACCTCGACCTCAGGGCCGCCAAGGGCAGCAAGGCCGGCGCCACCGCCGACCTCACCGTCACCGGCAAGGCCGAAGGCGCCACCTTCCAGGCCGCCACCACCAAGGTCCGGGTCGGCGGCCCCGACCTCGTACTGGAGCGGGCCGACCTCAAGGCGGAGCAGAAGCCGGGCGACAAGCAGAACCTGTCGATCGTCTTCGCCAACGAGGGCACGGAGTCCGTCCGGGGCGTCGTCCTGGAGATGCGCACCACGCACGGCATCGACCTGGTCGAGCAGTACGACAACTGCTCCTACTCGCAGGACCGGAGCGAGGGGCAGCCCTGGAACACGGGCTGGAGCACCGTGCAGTGCCTGCT
This DNA window, taken from Streptomyces sp. TN58, encodes the following:
- a CDS encoding succinic semialdehyde dehydrogenase, producing MTDSQASDAPLRTAPRPTNPVAPAPAGARTAADVVTPDLVARLTRGVIGSGRTANHTPFTGDRLAELPEATPEDVAEAFDRARAAQPAWAAVPVRKRAAVLLRFHDLVLARQAEVLDLIQLETGKARLHAHEEVQAVAVSARHYGRRAPWYLRPKGHTGAMPTLTKVTELRQPRGVVGQIAPWNYPLELSVGDALPAFAAGNALVMKPDTETALTALWARDLLIEAGLPAEVFQIVLGEGPVVGPEVVRHADYVSFTGSTRTGREVARGAADRLVGVSLELGGKNAMLVLHDADIEKAAAGAVRACFSSAGQLCISIERLYVHASIADAFVERFAARTKAMRLGASLAYGADMGSLVGERQLETVTRHVDEAVAKGATLVAGGTARPDIGPLFYEPTILDGVEAPMAVCGEETFGPVVSIYRFTDEEQAIAEANATAYGLNSSVWTKDARRGHRVAARLRTGTVNINEGYAPAYGSAQAPMGGMKDSGLGRRHGSEGILKYTEAQTVAHQRLVPMAPSLGMDDETYAAFMTRSLKIMKALRLR
- a CDS encoding GMC oxidoreductase; translation: MSHDDATGADAPAVEADDADGAYDYDVIVIGSGFGGSVSALRLTEKGYRVGVLEAGRRFTRESLPKNSWDLRNYLWAPALGLYGIQRIHLLGNVMVLAGAGVGGGSLNYANTLYVPPDAFFQDRQWASITDWREELAPYYDQAKRMLGVRLNPTMTPSDVHLKAAAARMGVADSFHMAPVGVFFGDGEDAAGAARVRPGEEAADPYFGGAGPARRACTECGECMTGCRHGAKNTLNENYLHLAERAGAVIHPMTTVTALSEHPDGGHRVRTVPTDGRRRGKAKVLRCRYVVVAAGTYGTQTLLHTMRDRGELPRLSRRLGELTRTNSEGLVGAQTDDRRYRRRHGEDRRADFTRGVAITSSVHPNADTHIEPVRYGKGSNAMGFMTVLQVPYSAHRVRGWLARTVRHPVQLARSLSNRRWSERTIIGLVMQSLDNSLTTYRKPGGIGKGLLTARQGHGAPNPVQIAEATQAATLLAEEINGFPGSNIGELMGTPLTAHFLGGCPIGASPEDGVVDPYHRLYGHPGISVVDGAAVSANLGVNPSLTITAQAERAMSYWPNKGERDPRPEQGAVYTRLDAVEPVRPAVPKDAFGALRLPFLAVPEIPPRDPEPAG